One region of Vibrio sp. FE10 genomic DNA includes:
- the cspE gene encoding transcription antiterminator/RNA stability regulator CspE: MSNTNTGTVKWFNEEKGFGFISQDNGGADVFVHFRAIASEGFKTLKEGQKVSFEVENGQKGLQAANVVAQ; the protein is encoded by the coding sequence ATGTCTAACACAAATACTGGCACTGTAAAATGGTTTAACGAAGAGAAAGGTTTCGGTTTCATTTCTCAAGACAACGGCGGTGCTGACGTATTCGTTCACTTCCGTGCAATCGCTTCAGAAGGTTTCAAAACTCTGAAAGAAGGCCAAAAGGTTTCTTTCGAAGTTGAAAACGGTCAAAAAGGCCTACAAGCAGCAAACGTTGTTGCTCAATAA
- a CDS encoding GGDEF domain-containing protein yields MNKDEFQKSTANLKKAVPLMMKNRVSTTPANYALWYTYVDNAIPQLTKDMDGVLEHYGICPPAVGEQLYNNYVASKSETNINDLRANLELLVSEVSNSMNDTLTDTSAFSEMIDKSFEDLSRVDNESLSIDEVMSLVRQLVSESRNIRHSTQFLSSQLNSATSEISKLKTQLVEVQKDALFDSTTTLYNRRSLDRDLETLCEAKQSLCLILLDIDHFKNFNDTYGHLFGDMVLKGIARKLKQMCREGISAYRFGGEEFALIVPNKSLRIARQLADTNRRSLEKLSIKDRRSGQQVGSITASFGVAELEPGESAESLIERADKLLYEAKSLGRNRVMPL; encoded by the coding sequence ATGAACAAAGATGAATTTCAGAAATCCACCGCTAATTTGAAAAAAGCGGTGCCTCTTATGATGAAGAATAGAGTGTCGACAACACCTGCAAATTACGCACTTTGGTACACCTATGTCGACAATGCTATCCCGCAGCTCACTAAAGATATGGATGGTGTGTTAGAACACTATGGTATCTGCCCTCCTGCGGTAGGTGAACAGCTCTACAACAACTACGTTGCAAGCAAATCCGAAACCAATATCAATGACTTACGAGCAAACCTAGAACTGTTAGTTTCTGAGGTTTCTAACTCAATGAACGATACTCTCACCGACACTTCAGCTTTCTCTGAGATGATCGATAAGAGCTTCGAAGACTTATCTCGTGTCGACAATGAAAGTTTGTCTATCGATGAAGTGATGTCGTTGGTTCGTCAGCTGGTTTCTGAATCTCGCAACATTCGACACTCGACTCAATTCTTAAGCTCTCAACTGAACTCTGCTACGTCAGAAATCAGCAAGCTCAAGACACAGCTTGTCGAAGTGCAAAAAGACGCACTATTTGATAGCACGACTACGCTTTACAATCGACGCTCTCTGGACCGCGATTTGGAAACATTGTGCGAAGCTAAGCAGTCGTTATGTCTGATTCTTCTCGATATCGACCATTTTAAAAACTTCAACGACACCTATGGCCACTTATTTGGCGATATGGTTCTTAAAGGCATTGCGCGTAAGTTAAAACAAATGTGCCGCGAAGGTATTTCTGCTTACCGATTTGGTGGCGAAGAGTTCGCTCTCATCGTTCCAAACAAATCATTACGCATTGCACGTCAACTTGCTGATACCAATAGACGATCTCTGGAAAAACTGTCGATCAAAGATCGCCGCAGTGGACAACAGGTCGGTAGCATCACCGCATCATTTGGCGTTGCAGAGCTTGAACCTGGTGAATCAGCGGAATCACTGATCGAGCGTGCTGATAAGCTACTTTACGAAGCAAAATCTCTAGGCCGAAATAGAGTCATGCCGCTGTAG
- a CDS encoding DUF3612 domain-containing protein: MNFTNMALSKSLVRQSHFLGTKIRNLRKRNHLTMEDLSARCIRINPEYAPSVSYLSMIERGKRVPSIDMLEVIAQVFQKNPTWFLDDESEQQAIAPDKGNRGGISGMALEPSFLFSNDILQIAIPEMLSQTGISGRQFAHLLIRAHQESNQNHFPDLERAAEEVGLKRLNLGVEDLIDIARNLGIQIRWVTRTPQDVVDELGINAKQLVTSFFEPPGTIFLNEILKEYPTRLKYDLSVYIGHCILHSKEGLKSVLSVGNNNTWDDNQISGSSQLNSQDILQAWRDFESSFFAGALLCPKVPFRQLLDRTGYEIDVHKRAGVSPSVAMRRMTVVSPYPHWHYFDAYGPGKLKAVYRGNGIPLPWGNMRTVADPCQHWAVFRRLSEPRAGSSAQISILNVGDEPRIYCCESINMTDPAGNNRVLCAGIDLNPAIDAQGGNSRDIAEQLKASCVSNGGSVAIPRNIKKDLTTVAKILNINWIERGIETEARLICSRGGECPRQPSCYSKCGED; this comes from the coding sequence GTGAATTTTACAAATATGGCCTTGTCAAAAAGTTTAGTTCGTCAGTCACATTTCCTAGGTACTAAGATCCGTAACCTAAGGAAGCGTAACCATTTAACCATGGAAGATCTGTCTGCGCGTTGTATTCGAATCAACCCAGAGTACGCACCTTCCGTTTCTTACCTTTCAATGATTGAACGTGGAAAGCGGGTTCCAAGCATCGATATGCTGGAAGTCATTGCGCAGGTCTTTCAGAAGAACCCCACGTGGTTTCTCGACGATGAATCAGAACAGCAAGCCATCGCACCTGACAAAGGGAATCGTGGCGGGATAAGTGGCATGGCACTCGAGCCGAGCTTTCTTTTCTCTAACGACATCCTGCAAATCGCGATACCAGAGATGTTGTCGCAAACCGGTATCTCTGGTCGTCAGTTCGCCCACCTCTTAATTCGAGCTCACCAAGAAAGTAATCAAAACCACTTCCCTGATCTAGAACGAGCAGCAGAAGAAGTTGGTTTGAAACGCCTTAACCTTGGCGTCGAAGATCTTATCGACATCGCGAGAAACTTAGGCATTCAAATCCGCTGGGTAACACGCACGCCTCAAGACGTGGTGGATGAGCTCGGAATCAATGCCAAGCAATTGGTGACTTCGTTCTTCGAACCACCCGGTACGATTTTCTTGAACGAAATTCTCAAAGAGTACCCAACTCGACTGAAATACGATTTATCGGTTTATATCGGCCATTGCATTTTGCACAGCAAAGAAGGGCTTAAGAGTGTGTTGTCGGTTGGGAACAACAACACATGGGACGATAATCAAATATCGGGATCTTCTCAGCTGAACTCTCAAGACATTCTTCAGGCATGGCGAGACTTCGAATCCAGCTTCTTTGCTGGCGCATTACTGTGTCCAAAAGTTCCATTTAGACAGCTGCTCGATCGTACTGGTTATGAAATCGACGTTCACAAAAGAGCGGGGGTTTCCCCCTCTGTTGCGATGCGCCGAATGACGGTAGTATCGCCCTACCCTCACTGGCACTACTTTGATGCTTATGGGCCGGGGAAACTCAAGGCGGTATACCGCGGGAACGGGATTCCACTGCCTTGGGGGAATATGAGAACGGTCGCCGACCCATGTCAACATTGGGCTGTGTTCCGTCGATTATCAGAGCCTCGAGCGGGTAGCTCAGCTCAAATCTCCATTTTAAATGTGGGAGATGAGCCAAGAATCTACTGCTGTGAATCCATCAATATGACGGATCCTGCGGGTAACAATCGTGTGTTGTGTGCTGGTATAGACTTAAACCCAGCGATTGATGCTCAAGGTGGTAATTCAAGAGACATCGCAGAGCAGCTTAAGGCTTCTTGCGTCAGCAATGGCGGCTCGGTAGCAATACCACGTAACATCAAGAAAGATCTCACGACAGTAGCCAAGATTCTAAATATAAATTGGATTGAACGCGGGATCGAAACAGAGGCGAGGCTTATCTGCTCCAGAGGGGGAGAATGTCCACGCCAACCAAGCTGCTATTCAAAGTGTGGTGAGGACTAG
- a CDS encoding DEAD/DEAH box helicase, with protein MSFTSLGLSEPILKAIEAQGYDKPSPIQEKAVPAVLTGKDVMAAAQTGTGKTAGFTLPILEMLSKGPRVRQNQVRALVLTPTRELAAQVNGSVVKYGINLPLTSTVVFGGVKINPQMQKLRKGSDVLVATPGRLLDLYNQNAVRFDQLEILVLDEADRMLDMGFIRDIRKILAFLPKKRQNLLFSATFSDDIRGLAKGLVNNPVEISVSPANSTAPTVEQSIYPVDKKKKAPMLAKLIKDNDWRQVLVFSKTKHGANKLSHFLDEQGISAAPIHGNKSQGARTKALENFKTGKVRVLVATDIAARGIDIPQLPQVVNFDLPNVSEDYVHRIGRTGRAGEVGKAISLVCADEVGELFGIERLIQQVLERRELEGFAPVNKLPESRLDSRPIKPKKPKKTREHSDGQRSGDNARGHKPAGKNKRHVSGSGSAPKRKPNANKPNSGNKGSDSNSAVAGDDKSVRNNGSNYKRGNAAGGAEKNTNSGGQNGAGKPKKSGYGGSYGPGRSSNQSASNKPSGNKPSTNKPSGSKPSRNRSKPAAQK; from the coding sequence ATGAGTTTTACCTCCCTGGGCCTTTCTGAACCGATCCTTAAAGCTATTGAAGCACAAGGTTACGATAAGCCATCACCAATCCAAGAGAAAGCCGTACCAGCTGTCCTAACGGGCAAAGATGTAATGGCCGCTGCTCAAACAGGTACAGGTAAAACTGCTGGCTTCACGCTACCTATTCTTGAAATGTTATCAAAAGGCCCTCGCGTACGTCAGAACCAAGTTCGTGCGCTAGTGCTAACACCGACTCGTGAGCTTGCTGCGCAAGTAAATGGCAGTGTGGTTAAGTACGGTATCAATCTACCTCTGACTTCTACGGTTGTGTTTGGTGGCGTGAAAATTAATCCTCAGATGCAAAAACTGCGTAAAGGCAGTGATGTGCTGGTGGCAACGCCGGGTCGTCTGCTTGATCTATACAACCAAAACGCAGTCCGTTTTGATCAACTAGAGATCCTAGTGTTAGATGAAGCCGACCGCATGCTAGACATGGGTTTCATTCGCGATATCCGTAAGATCTTGGCTTTCTTGCCTAAGAAACGTCAGAACCTACTGTTCTCAGCAACGTTCTCTGATGATATTCGTGGCTTGGCTAAAGGCTTAGTAAACAACCCAGTTGAAATCTCGGTAAGCCCTGCAAACTCAACGGCACCAACTGTTGAACAGAGTATTTATCCAGTAGATAAAAAGAAAAAAGCACCAATGCTCGCTAAGCTGATCAAAGATAATGATTGGCGACAAGTGCTCGTGTTCAGTAAAACGAAACACGGTGCGAACAAGCTTTCTCACTTCCTTGACGAGCAAGGCATCTCAGCGGCACCTATTCATGGCAACAAGAGCCAAGGCGCGCGTACTAAAGCCCTAGAGAACTTCAAAACGGGTAAAGTACGCGTATTAGTGGCAACAGATATTGCAGCTCGTGGTATCGATATTCCGCAACTGCCTCAAGTAGTGAATTTCGACCTTCCAAACGTATCAGAAGATTACGTTCACCGTATTGGTCGTACTGGCCGTGCTGGTGAAGTGGGTAAAGCAATTTCACTGGTTTGTGCTGATGAAGTGGGTGAACTGTTTGGTATCGAGCGCCTTATTCAGCAAGTACTTGAGCGCCGTGAACTTGAAGGTTTTGCACCTGTAAACAAACTGCCTGAATCTCGTTTGGATTCGCGCCCGATTAAGCCTAAGAAGCCGAAAAAGACACGCGAACATTCTGATGGTCAACGTTCTGGTGACAATGCTCGCGGGCACAAACCGGCAGGTAAGAACAAGCGTCATGTTTCTGGTTCAGGTTCTGCTCCTAAGCGTAAGCCAAATGCGAACAAGCCTAACTCAGGTAACAAAGGTTCTGACAGCAACTCTGCAGTTGCTGGTGATGATAAGTCTGTAAGAAACAATGGTAGCAACTACAAGCGCGGTAATGCTGCTGGAGGTGCTGAGAAGAACACCAATTCAGGCGGTCAAAACGGTGCTGGTAAGCCTAAGAAATCAGGTTACGGTGGTAGCTACGGCCCTGGCCGTTCATCAAACCAATCAGCGTCTAACAAGCCTTCTGGCAATAAACCTTCGACGAACAAACCGTCTGGTAGCAAGCCATCTAGAAATCGTTCTAAGCCTGCTGCTCAAAAGTAA
- a CDS encoding diguanylate cyclase — MPSRSSKQWPAKLLSLLLFLVVVTAIEVFHAKQLTFLKNESYSEAKKQLSIIRSRIEAAIVSDMYILNNFSTLVTINPDSDMKSWDKIAQNIIRDGYHIRLIGLAEDDILNFVYPMEGNEQILGIDYRDHPTQWESVEIARNIGNTFIAGPFDLFQGGQALITRTPIFRDPPFNQDYWGVSSAVIDLDELYEDVGIGKIENKYELAIRGANSSGKEGPIFHGEQHVFTNAFATEQVNFPYGGWFLALSGNEHVLMDVPWYRIQIVRLVGYTIMLVLAIAFMTIYRLYRIADSRSMHDELTMLPNRRYFMYSLKQAFKVTQKQRARTFAVVNIDLDGFKAINDTFGHAAGDQVLIECAKRIKSELRVSDLVARIGGDEFLVLLPRIIDEQHASSIVAKLRRAICTTPVVYEAHSIYLRISVGWIIHNNNYDDVDALLKAADEKMYEQKRQVI; from the coding sequence ATGCCCAGTCGTTCTAGCAAGCAGTGGCCTGCCAAATTATTATCTTTATTGTTGTTCTTGGTGGTGGTAACCGCCATAGAGGTTTTTCACGCCAAGCAATTAACCTTCCTCAAAAATGAATCATACTCTGAGGCAAAAAAGCAGCTTTCCATCATTCGATCTCGCATAGAAGCCGCGATCGTATCGGATATGTATATCCTCAATAATTTCTCTACGCTTGTGACGATAAACCCAGACAGCGATATGAAAAGTTGGGACAAAATCGCCCAAAACATCATTCGAGATGGGTACCACATTCGCCTGATTGGCCTCGCTGAAGATGACATCCTTAATTTCGTTTATCCAATGGAAGGCAATGAGCAGATCCTGGGTATTGATTATCGCGATCATCCAACCCAGTGGGAGTCGGTTGAAATAGCGCGAAATATTGGCAATACCTTTATCGCTGGACCCTTTGACCTGTTTCAAGGTGGGCAAGCCTTGATTACGCGCACACCTATTTTCAGAGACCCTCCTTTTAATCAAGACTATTGGGGAGTGTCTAGTGCAGTGATTGATCTTGATGAGCTGTATGAAGACGTCGGTATTGGCAAGATTGAAAACAAATATGAACTTGCGATTCGTGGCGCGAACAGTTCAGGTAAAGAGGGGCCTATCTTCCACGGTGAACAACATGTATTTACGAATGCGTTTGCCACTGAGCAAGTGAACTTCCCTTATGGCGGTTGGTTTTTGGCGCTCTCTGGGAACGAACATGTGTTGATGGATGTGCCTTGGTATCGAATTCAAATTGTCAGGCTGGTGGGTTACACCATTATGCTTGTGTTGGCGATTGCCTTTATGACCATTTATCGCCTGTACCGCATTGCCGATAGCCGCTCTATGCATGATGAACTCACCATGTTGCCGAATCGCCGATACTTCATGTATAGCTTAAAGCAGGCATTCAAGGTCACGCAAAAGCAGAGAGCGAGAACCTTTGCCGTTGTGAATATCGATCTCGATGGGTTTAAAGCGATCAATGACACTTTTGGCCATGCTGCTGGCGATCAGGTGTTAATTGAGTGTGCTAAGCGTATTAAGAGTGAATTGCGTGTTTCAGATCTCGTCGCAAGGATCGGGGGCGATGAGTTCTTAGTCTTGCTACCCCGCATCATAGATGAACAACATGCCTCTTCGATTGTGGCTAAACTTAGAAGAGCGATATGTACCACACCCGTTGTCTATGAAGCGCACTCTATTTATCTTCGAATTAGTGTTGGTTGGATTATCCATAATAATAACTACGATGACGTTGATGCGCTCTTGAAAGCAGCTGATGAAAAAATGTACGAACAGAAGCGACAAGTTATCTAG
- a CDS encoding DUF3541 domain-containing protein, producing MKLKTLTLCTLLSASVAVAVHAQATSNAQTNFDTQQPVNIQENKQATSVPNVSSPADSLDSQEQSFKQSANLIRTTYESQLYTLPAFKEGHYGLRMYRQTLDDKYSAAVWSDMARVSSKLSRLSNDVQTMEQIVLYSEKRVASYVGDDDERSVRRYNITKHMPEYLYLGVDLLGSMARANEYGLEHKNDAKLREIIRRYDFSRYVTNEDMIKAWAAQLANQVYWLRQLGEQDVVDQFVDTFKKAYPDDKDKKLSSQQYGNKIYGMTHVIFGDSEYYQHQVSEQEHQWIYDYFRENIDTILLRAKEDVIAEVGLTFLLAGLEDDPVVEKTRLAIQASIDEKYGMIPSITGDFDLEYGEHRNVLAIMLLDWQQVNEAPTLKGNPKVFTTIPYGLIENQPLSK from the coding sequence ATGAAGCTAAAAACGCTAACTCTGTGCACATTGTTATCAGCCTCCGTTGCAGTTGCGGTTCACGCACAAGCAACGTCTAATGCGCAAACAAACTTTGACACACAACAGCCTGTTAACATACAAGAGAACAAACAAGCAACAAGCGTACCAAATGTTTCGTCCCCTGCTGATTCTCTCGACTCTCAAGAACAATCTTTCAAGCAATCTGCCAACCTGATTCGCACGACCTACGAAAGCCAACTTTATACCCTGCCCGCTTTCAAAGAGGGTCACTATGGTTTGCGTATGTATCGACAAACATTAGACGATAAATATTCTGCAGCGGTGTGGAGTGACATGGCGCGGGTATCGAGCAAGCTCAGCCGCCTGTCTAATGATGTTCAAACCATGGAACAGATCGTACTTTACTCAGAAAAGCGCGTGGCTTCGTATGTGGGTGATGACGACGAACGCAGTGTTCGACGCTACAACATCACCAAGCACATGCCAGAATATCTGTACCTCGGCGTTGACCTTCTTGGCTCTATGGCGCGTGCCAATGAGTACGGTTTAGAACACAAGAACGATGCCAAACTACGTGAAATCATTCGTCGCTATGACTTCTCTCGCTACGTAACCAATGAAGACATGATAAAAGCCTGGGCAGCACAATTAGCTAATCAGGTTTACTGGCTGCGCCAACTGGGTGAGCAAGATGTCGTTGACCAGTTCGTCGACACTTTCAAAAAAGCGTACCCAGACGACAAAGACAAGAAGCTTTCAAGCCAGCAGTACGGCAATAAAATCTATGGTATGACACATGTGATCTTTGGTGATTCGGAATATTACCAACACCAAGTCAGCGAGCAAGAACACCAATGGATCTACGATTACTTCAGAGAGAACATCGATACCATTCTATTGCGCGCTAAAGAAGATGTGATTGCAGAGGTTGGATTGACCTTCTTGCTTGCAGGCTTAGAAGATGACCCGGTTGTAGAGAAAACTCGACTCGCGATCCAAGCCTCAATCGATGAGAAGTACGGGATGATTCCTTCAATCACTGGTGATTTTGACCTTGAATACGGCGAACACCGCAACGTGTTGGCGATCATGCTGCTCGATTGGCAACAAGTGAACGAAGCACCGACGTTAAAAGGTAATCCTAAGGTGTTTACTACGATTCCGTATGGGCTAATTGAAAACCAGCCATTGAGTAAATAG
- a CDS encoding IS3 family transposase (programmed frameshift), whose amino-acid sequence MTIPNKHHVKRTQRDYTLGFKLQVVDAIEKGDMTYKQAQSIYGIQGRSTVLTWLRKHGKMDWTTNPRKNTMPKSPRANETPAQKIKRLEQELEDERLRCLLLNRVVDILDAEHGMSLRKKYIAKGARSLQKEKKVSLSKACSLLNISRQCVYQREKRETTRQAVLAPVKGMVLEIRRFMPRLGARKLYFLLKPKLIAKGIKLGRDALFNYLREERLLVKPKRSYTKTTNSRHWMKKHPNLLKEVVPSKPEEVLVSDITYVQSNEGVHYLSLVTDAFSRKIMGYEVSNEMKASDVVKALDMTVKTRCYCHATIHHSDRGLQYCSNLYQEKLKKHGITPSMTDGYDCYQNALAERVNGILKQEFLLTQCKDLRELKTLVEESIYTYNEMRPHLSLGMNTPNKMHEKSQQLALLAY is encoded by the exons ATGACCATTCCAAATAAACACCACGTTAAGCGCACTCAGCGTGATTACACACTAGGCTTTAAATTACAGGTTGTAGACGCCATCGAAAAGGGCGACATGACCTATAAACAAGCCCAATCAATTTACGGCATACAAGGTCGTTCGACTGTTCTTACTTGGTTAAGAAAGCATGGCAAAATGGATTGGACTACCAACCCAAGGAAGAACACGATGCCTAAATCACCGAGAGCGAATGAAACGCCTGCCCAAAAAATAAAACGACTTGAACAAGAACTCGAAGATGAACGTCTCAGATGCCTTCTTCTCAATAGGGTTGTTGATATTCTTGATGCTGAGCACGGGATGTCGCTAAGAAAAAAGTATATAGCGAAGG GAGCAAGAAGCCTTCAAAAAGAGAAGAAAGTAAGCTTAAGTAAAGCTTGTTCATTGCTCAATATATCTCGTCAGTGTGTCTATCAGAGAGAAAAGCGTGAGACCACTCGTCAGGCTGTGCTTGCTCCTGTGAAAGGGATGGTGCTTGAGATAAGACGATTCATGCCTCGGCTGGGAGCTCGTAAGCTCTATTTCTTACTGAAGCCGAAGTTGATAGCTAAGGGAATAAAACTTGGCCGTGATGCTTTGTTTAATTACCTCAGAGAAGAGCGCTTACTCGTTAAGCCGAAACGAAGTTACACCAAAACAACGAACAGCAGACACTGGATGAAAAAACATCCGAACTTGCTAAAAGAAGTCGTTCCGTCAAAACCAGAAGAAGTTCTGGTGAGCGACATCACTTATGTTCAGTCAAACGAGGGCGTTCACTACTTGTCATTGGTTACCGATGCCTTCAGCCGTAAAATCATGGGGTATGAAGTTAGCAATGAAATGAAAGCGAGCGATGTTGTGAAGGCTTTAGATATGACGGTAAAAACTCGATGTTATTGTCATGCGACAATCCATCACTCAGATAGAGGGCTTCAGTATTGCTCAAACCTCTATCAAGAGAAACTTAAAAAGCATGGTATAACTCCATCAATGACTGATGGTTATGACTGCTACCAAAACGCGTTAGCTGAGCGGGTCAATGGTATCCTCAAGCAAGAGTTCTTGCTTACTCAGTGCAAAGATCTTCGCGAGTTGAAAACACTTGTTGAAGAGTCAATATATACGTACAACGAAATGAGGCCACATCTCAGCCTAGGTATGAATACGCCAAATAAGATGCATGAAAAAAGCCAGCAACTTGCGTTACTGGCTTACTAA
- a CDS encoding class I SAM-dependent methyltransferase has translation MHWRDRFKVYWYHRKQTNRSNGDKAKALGWTNEESQLCRFEVIARSADFEKKSVLDLGCGYGELFELLDSIYRIQSYTGVDQHADFLKKAKQNYTEQRCQFLSGDMSKMSLEAHDVVIASGSLNYISRDSDYLTNMITRMFELANQTVIFNLLNSSQYPSRNTLMSYHPQGVYRFCKILCDDVSLIEGYAEGDFTIVMNKAVTGD, from the coding sequence ATGCACTGGCGTGATCGTTTCAAGGTGTATTGGTACCACCGAAAGCAGACAAACCGCTCGAACGGCGATAAGGCTAAAGCATTAGGCTGGACGAACGAAGAGAGTCAATTATGTCGCTTTGAAGTGATCGCTCGCTCGGCCGACTTTGAGAAGAAGAGTGTTTTGGATTTGGGGTGTGGCTACGGAGAGTTGTTTGAACTGCTCGACAGTATCTATCGAATTCAATCTTACACGGGCGTTGATCAACACGCGGACTTCCTAAAAAAGGCCAAGCAAAATTACACAGAACAACGCTGCCAGTTTTTATCGGGTGACATGAGTAAGATGAGTCTCGAAGCGCACGACGTGGTTATCGCAAGTGGCTCACTGAACTACATCTCTCGCGATTCTGATTACCTAACAAATATGATCACTCGTATGTTTGAGTTGGCGAATCAGACTGTGATTTTTAACCTTCTCAATTCAAGCCAATATCCTTCGCGTAATACTTTAATGAGTTATCACCCTCAAGGTGTTTATCGCTTCTGTAAAATCCTGTGTGACGATGTCTCTCTGATAGAAGGCTATGCAGAAGGAGATTTCACGATAGTGATGAACAAAGCGGTGACAGGGGATTGA
- a CDS encoding sensor histidine kinase: protein MKIRPSLRIYVLLAILVTGVTTILVLSALSVNYFVSGMDIAMRGSMIAQAQQDAVKPGKPMTNQEFTVATQWSDLPQSIQSNLKQNELQFNLITKMIIGKSIFSPPEEGYFAMKVMKGDEVRYVSAVFTQRQDHFIDNDALPHFVTIFLTALGAITLFVVILVLVLRKVASPVERLKNWAKSLDKDNLNEPTPDFHFSELNTLANIIRDSLSSVQSSLEREQKFLGYASHELRTPIAVTRTNSELLEKLIQKGKSPEKQLEVIDRIKRAGFTMTDLTETLLWLTRQQDKDLPLENIHLGDMLQQINHDLTYLLNGKTVVVNLESDDTQCQLPVGLTRIVLTNLIRNAFQHTGSGTVDMVQVGSKVIIVNHNTDGTVEDNNLGFGLGLELTEKLLAQYQWQYHNQELVGGREVWVDFS, encoded by the coding sequence ATGAAGATCAGACCAAGTTTAAGGATCTACGTTTTATTGGCGATTCTGGTTACAGGTGTCACGACGATTCTGGTTCTGTCTGCATTGAGCGTAAACTACTTTGTTTCGGGTATGGATATCGCGATGCGCGGTTCTATGATTGCTCAAGCTCAACAGGATGCCGTAAAACCCGGTAAGCCGATGACCAACCAAGAGTTTACTGTGGCGACGCAATGGAGTGACTTGCCACAAAGCATCCAGAGCAACCTCAAGCAGAATGAACTCCAATTCAACCTCATTACTAAAATGATCATTGGTAAATCCATATTCTCACCGCCAGAAGAAGGCTACTTCGCCATGAAGGTAATGAAAGGTGACGAGGTTCGTTATGTTTCTGCGGTATTTACTCAAAGGCAAGATCACTTCATAGATAACGATGCACTTCCGCACTTTGTGACGATTTTTTTGACTGCATTAGGCGCGATTACTCTGTTCGTGGTCATTCTAGTTTTGGTATTACGTAAGGTCGCATCGCCTGTTGAAAGACTCAAAAATTGGGCTAAGTCGTTAGATAAAGATAATCTTAATGAACCCACTCCCGATTTTCATTTCAGTGAGCTGAACACTTTGGCTAACATCATTCGTGACAGCTTAAGTTCGGTTCAAAGCAGCTTAGAACGAGAGCAGAAGTTCTTAGGTTACGCGAGTCACGAATTACGCACACCCATCGCTGTAACAAGAACCAACAGTGAACTGTTAGAGAAGCTGATTCAAAAAGGTAAGAGCCCTGAAAAGCAGCTTGAAGTGATAGACCGAATCAAGCGTGCGGGTTTCACCATGACAGACCTGACAGAGACCTTGTTGTGGCTAACTCGACAACAAGACAAAGACCTGCCTCTGGAAAACATACATCTTGGCGACATGCTGCAACAGATAAACCATGACCTAACCTATCTATTGAATGGAAAGACTGTGGTCGTGAATCTTGAAAGCGATGACACACAGTGCCAGTTGCCAGTCGGGTTAACCCGAATCGTATTAACTAACTTGATTCGTAATGCCTTTCAACACACAGGAAGCGGTACTGTAGATATGGTTCAAGTTGGTTCAAAAGTCATCATCGTTAATCACAATACCGACGGCACGGTAGAAGACAATAATCTCGGCTTTGGTCTAGGGCTAGAGCTCACCGAGAAGCTGCTCGCGCAGTATCAATGGCAATACCATAACCAAGAGTTGGTTGGTGGCCGTGAAGTGTGGGTGGATTTCTCGTAA
- a CDS encoding response regulator transcription factor, whose translation MAESVTNKLTDKLQLLLVEDDLDLATAVIDYLDLEDIQCDHAANGLAGLNLIETNRYDAVILDLNLPKMNGLQVCENLRAQGIDTPVLMLTARDTLDDKLTGFSKGADDYLIKPFAMEELIVRAQVLAKRRSGQVSRLSVSDLEIDLKQHQAYRANSPLKLSPTALKILEVLMRSSPNPVSRETIMQGVWGDDQPDSNSLKVHIFNLRKQVDADQDNKLLHTIAGKGFAIKELRQE comes from the coding sequence ATGGCAGAATCCGTCACTAATAAACTCACAGATAAGCTTCAATTGCTTTTGGTTGAAGACGACCTCGATTTGGCGACGGCTGTCATCGATTACCTCGATTTAGAAGACATTCAATGCGATCACGCAGCGAATGGTCTAGCTGGTCTCAACCTCATCGAAACCAATCGCTATGATGCGGTGATACTCGATCTTAACTTACCCAAAATGAACGGCTTACAGGTGTGTGAGAACTTACGAGCACAGGGGATCGATACACCCGTATTGATGCTCACGGCACGTGATACGCTTGATGACAAGCTGACGGGTTTTTCAAAGGGAGCCGATGACTACTTGATCAAACCATTTGCGATGGAAGAGTTGATTGTTCGAGCGCAAGTATTGGCAAAGCGACGCAGCGGTCAGGTGAGCCGCTTATCGGTGAGTGATTTGGAGATCGACCTTAAGCAACATCAAGCTTATCGTGCGAATTCACCTCTCAAGCTCTCCCCAACTGCGCTCAAAATCTTAGAAGTGTTGATGCGTTCTAGCCCTAATCCTGTTTCACGAGAGACGATCATGCAGGGCGTGTGGGGTGACGACCAACCCGACAGCAATAGCTTAAAAGTGCATATCTTCAACCTGCGTAAACAAGTCGATGCTGATCAAGACAATAAGCTGCTGCATACCATTGCGGGTAAAGGCTTTGCGATTAAGGAGTTACGACAAGAATGA